In the genome of Juglans microcarpa x Juglans regia isolate MS1-56 chromosome 6S, Jm3101_v1.0, whole genome shotgun sequence, the window AAACGACCTTATAAAAGtattgagaaaaatatcaaattgtTAAATTTAATTCACACCGttatttgtgaatttgaagGAATTTTAACTTGTGAAGGAAAtggatattttataattttaatttttcaaaatacacgtatgttttaatttttcaattcatttaatttcatattatttaattattacaatttttttaaattttcacataaaataaaataaacaattcaatttttttaaatataaaaataaaaataatattaaaaaaatattttataataatattttattcaattatcaatttccatctcattttatcttataaaataaacgaGACGGTGGTCTTTGAAAACTCTCTACGTGAGTGTCTATTTTTCcaataaatagtaaaatccGATTTGATGGCCTCTTGTACGTTTCCATCCCTAATTACTCATAATTCCTTGCATCTTTATTGAGGTCTTAATTACTTGGCAATTagttattgtttttaaaaaaagatcaCATAGAGCCTAGAGGGGTTATTACTATGGCTGTTTAAGCGTCACTTATTATTTTGCGTACAACATAGAGGAGTTGgagacggaaaaaaaaaaaaaaaaaataagtgtgcATATTATCTTGAGAGATTTTTCTGACAATAGAGAGGTGTTATTTGAGTCGAGCTTTAGGTTCAACTATTTATGCAGAGTATGTTTGAGTTATACGACGATCAGTTACATTGTTATATTCTGAAAAAATAAGTCAAGAGAAGTTCTGCTATATCTGTTTATTTGAAGAACTTTGTATACCGCAAAAAGTTTGAATCTCTTTAAAGAGAACGAGATTTGCGTGCCTCAAtccaaaacaattttattttaattttaatttcattataattatatataattttattattgtatattttatcaatatttataaattattttatagatatttttaatatccaaaGAGACATGTTTATGATGTCGTAATGGCCAAATGTTTGTAACGAGGATTTTATGATCTCTGCCATCAATCATATTGCACGCGGATGCATCGATCCTTCCTGATCTTGGGTTGATGCCTTAGTTAGCTTCTTGTGATTGATCATTTTACGTTTGGCTAccaaatttatttcaattcattttaatttattattataattttttttaaaatttaatactaaatataataaataatttaatttttttaaatttttaaataatattaatattaaaaaataatattttatcatcttaactcaactcaactcaattcaatttaacatctagACGTATTTTACGTAGTGTGTTGGTtaccatatatgcatgcatgtttaatTTGGACTTTAAAAGGTTCGATCAATCCGCAGGGAAGAGTATTAAATATTACACGTAACACGTGCAATCATCCATGCATGCTATTGTTACTCACAGCCTTCAGCTGGCTTGTTACAAAAATGGTTGGGACAACACGTACGGATCCCATGTTTCTTTCTAGCACCACtctttttgtaatattatgaGTACTGTGTAGCCCGAGACCCACCGAAAaggtaaaagtaattttttttattttttttcatgtattttttgaaacatcataaacattttttaaaaaaattaaaaattcacaacattaataaaaaatacttttttaattattaaataaataaaaaaaatctcattcagGACACTAATTCGAAGTCcaaaatatttctattatattatatgttgatgtgTCAAGAGCTCCTAGCTTAGCTAGATAGGCTCGAAAGTTGGGCTCACCCTAATTCCATTTGAGTCTTAATAGTATTTGggatatcaatatattttaaataattatttgtttaattagCATATTAAATCATTCAAAAAGTAGTATTTCTTTAAAGAATTTTGTATAACGGTACTATTtattatgataaattttaaacagatttttatgtttatcacttaaataatagataattacttgaaaataataatacaaatacaatattataattaattattttattatatgatttgCTGAACATTTTACAGAATAATTTAtctagataaaatttaaaaaatgagtaatactataGAGAAGCTATTATAGCAATGAACATTTTATACTTACTGTATGATTacttctagttgattgttctCAACACTCACTTGGAGAGATATATGGTCTagataatgccacatcatgtgtgcaaaatagaTGTTATCAAATAGTAATTTCCATCaatatttattcttaaaaaatatattcactgCTTTAACTCCACTGCCATCTATTCCCTGCTTCGGCCACTTCTCATCCTCGCTTCTTTGGGTTGTACATATAAGACACCAAAGCCTCTAAATGGGTAAAAAATGTACAATAAGCACAACATTGGAAGCACACATAGTGAGAATACACAAAATAAACAACACACTAGATTTTCAGGCGTCTCTCTCCCCGATTTGCTCATATGAAACTTGTCTTCTACAGGCAACAGCTTTCGAACTTTCCAAtccaatctctctttcttttacattttgatTCTCTCGGATACCATTGCGATCTCAAACCCTACAAATTATTCTCCGTATGTTTTCCAATCCCATAAACTGCATTTTCTAGTCTGGGAAATTTTTTCGACCAATTGTCTCGGAGGATCTTGCACAGCCGACAATTTTTCTTGGTGGGCTTGTTTTCTGGGTGTTGAAATTCAAAGTTGcttttatttcttcctttttcctttGTTACTTTTGCAAGAAGAAATAAGATCGGAGAAGATGATCGAAGGAAGATTGTCTCTGATTGGAACATCGTGTTTCGTGGTACTGTGGCTTTAAGGAGTGGCTCTTTTTGTTTTGACCCTTGAATGATTTCTAGGTTTGTTTAGGGTTTCTGTGTAAGAAAGTTTTTTCCTTTGTTCTTTTAATGGTTTGCAAGCtccttttttcttgctcaatttTGCTTGGTAATCTATCAAATTTCAGTTCTTgttctctttgtttctttccaGCTACTTTCAGTTTTcgcatttttcttttgcattctCCGCAGTCTAAATAAAAGTTTCATGGAGAATTTCGAAGTTTCTAATTTCGTgcttgtgtgtgtatatgcgCGCACGGTCAAGTAGGATTGGAGTTTAGTACTTACAAATTGGGCAGTTGTATTattcaaagagccattgatCAATACGGTATGTTTCACATGGAACTTTGTTCTCTTGCTCTGTCTTAAAAAGTGTGGTATAGCCTTGGAAACTTGTAACAAAAGCAGTGAGCAACTGCATTGCGTTCTAAATGCGCGTGCGGGGGTGGTGGTGTGCCAAGCAAAATATTTtagagctatttttttttagatctcaACTCTGGGTTGGGAGTCAAATAACCATGTGGATCACAAGTTTTATATGGAGTGTGTTTGGTCCACCTTAGATTTCCGGATTTTCCTTTGGTGGGGGACTTGGAAAAAGGATGATGAGATAGCTGTCGAGGGGACTTGGAAAAAGGATGGTGAGATATCTGTCCAATGATGGACATCGTGATTTGTATTCAATCTGGATGAAACAATACATCAATGAGAAGTTCGGTCACAAATTAagtcaattaattttttttttttttttttttttaatatttataggtAAAGTAAAGCAATTTAGCTTGCAACTAAGATGATGCCCACCAGTTTCCTTGTTAACTTCTGATGCAGGGTATAAcatatatgcattttctttttccttgcaCTTATGTTCTCAGAAGGCTGATTAAAAACCTTACGTCTTTTCATTGCTCATAAAAAAAGGCCGTCTTTCAAAAGTTTGTTTGTTGGCAACCAAATATCTTGTGTCACTTATTTGGAGTTGACATGCTTTTCTGTAGTACAAGATATGATCTGCTTTACATgattagggctcgtttggatagtgagatgagatgagatggttttagatgagttgaataaaatattgttagaatattattttttaatattattattgttttgggatttgaaaaagttgaattgtttattatattttgtgtggaaatttgaaaaagttgtaatgatgagatgagatgagatagtttctgtatccaaacaagcccgTTTGAGGTTTTATATCTTTCATCACTTACTCTTTGTTGGGAGATGCAGATACTATATGGGATTTTGTATGCAAAATTATGGGGATTTCTATCTCTAGGGATTTCAAATCCCCTTTATATTTTCCATTCTCTGTTTGTTAAGAAACTCGAGCCTGGAGTTTtggaaattaatataatatctttgattataatatctttgaatataatatctttgattacctatcaaaaaaaagttttggaaaTTAATAGATACATTTGTTAACTATATATTGTAAAGATGGCATCAGTGATTCTCTGTTTGTTAAGAAACTCGAGCCTGGAGTTTtggaaattaatataatatctttgattataatatctttgaatataatatctttgattacctatcaaaaaaaagttttggaaaTTAATAGATACATTTGTTAACTATATATTGTAAAGATGGCATCAGTGAGTCATTTGGATTGGAAGCGGTAacttttttgtccttttttccATGTTCAGAATGATAGTATTGGTTAGCATTGTGTTCACTCATCCAGAATGTTTGTTAGCACATCAGGATTAGTGGCTATGTGTTTGCAGATGGGGGCTTATATAGTAGTCTCATTGCATGTGAGTTTGTTCTTTCTTGATCCATTATATTGGTagtttgattattattttttattttttttcatttggggTTCATTTTTGTCTTATAGCTCTGGTTGAAATTTGAGGTTGGCTTCAGATTTTATTTGAACTGAATCTCTTCATGAGTTTGCAAAATTGACTGCTCATCTTCCTTGAGAATATCATGGCTGATACCAACATCTCTTTGGAATTTTTCCAGGTTGGAGAGTGGTTTCTTTGaagttaattattattttttttatttttttatttgtgaatgGTTGGATCCTGCTTTAGGAAGTCATGCGATCTTGCCATGTAAAGATATATATACCTTTCCTGCCTTTCTATTCCTTTTAACCCTTAAGCGTGGAAGCAAATTTCTTTAGAAATACTAAGGTTTAtgatttttgggttgaagttTACCCCCAACTTGCTGATACATGTTGTGTTTTCAACTTCTTGTGgccattctctctctttttctcctttcttcaaacaatttcaaaattaaatttttttaattgctttCAGCAGGTGTGATTGACAGAAATAAGGAAAATAGTAAAGCATTATGGTTGCAAAAGACCAAAGACATGCTACCAACTCTCCTACTCCCAAAGCAGAGGTGGGAGAGATAGACACCAGTGCACCATTTCAATCTGTTAAAGATGCTGTCAACCTCTTCGGTGAAGGTGCTTTATCAGGGGAAAGACCTACCATTAAGAAGGCAAAACCTCACTCTGCAGAGGTATTTTTGGTGGTTCTATTTTACAAGTGTTATATAGTATATCCATGGGATTAGTacagatttttgttttatttagcTTAATAAACTAAAAGGACTACAGGTTACCCACAAACATCGGCGATCTTTATAATATTGCAGGCATGGTGCCTTGTGTTTacaaaagaataagaaatgactgttttctctttttaaagaacTTCCAGCTTGTTAACTTGTGGTGGTTGTAATCTTTTTTAGATTTGACAATCACATTGTCTATATTGACAGCAAAGTATGGGGAGCATCTACTGCAAGTCTGGAAGTGttccttaaatttttttactagtGCTTGTGTCTCTAACATATGTACTTCAGTTTTTGGTTCTTCTTTTGAATTAAGTGGGAGCAGATATTTCTAAAGGAGGGACTAGGGGGATAAACTTATGTTATCTTTACCTTTTTAAAGAACTTccaacaaattttcttttcgCCACTTAACATTCCTAATATCCAGGCACTCTTAGTTCTATTAAGATGTTCAattactacttataaaaaaaaaaaagattttcaatTACTGGAAATTGTTGGCCAAAGTGACACTGTGAAGGTTTACTCAGTATTTAGACCCATTATTCAGTTGCTCTCTTTGAGTTCcaaagattatttattttgtctattCCATTGCAGAGAATACTGGCCAAGGAGACACAGCTCCATTTGGCTCAGAAAGAGCTAAACAAGTTGAAGGAACAACTAGAGAATGCTGAAACTACAAAACTGCAAGCCCTTGTAGAGCTTGAAAGAGCTAAAAGAACTGTTGAGGGTTTGACTCAAAAGTTGACTTCGCTTACTGAATCCAAGGAATCGGCCATCAAGGCTACAGAAGCCACAAGGAACTCTGACAATCCTATTGGAAATAATGGTGCTTTGAAACAAGACTTAGAAGACACAAGAGAGCAGTACATGACAGTGATTACTGAACTTGATGCTGCAAAGCAAGAATTAAGGAGAATTCATCAGGACTTTGATGCTTCCTTGCAAGCAAAACTTGCTGCCTTCAAGCAGGCTGCAGAAGCCAAAGATGCAGCGAAAGCAAACATGGAAAAAATTACTGAGCTCTCCAAGGAAATTTCAACCGTGCAGGAATCGCTTGAGCAAGTGAAGCTTGCCACTTCAGAAGCTCAGCAAGAGCAAGCAAAGATATTTGCTGAAAAGGATGTCCAGATACAGTCATATAAAGCTACCCTAGAAGAGTCAGCACAGAATTTGCTTGCTTTGAAGAAAGAATTGGATCCTGAACTCACCATAAATCTTGAAGCACAGCTGGCTGACCGAGTGAGTGAAATTGGGGCTCTGCAAAAGCAAATGAAAAATGCAAAGGCTTCAGATTTAGATTCCATGAAAACTGTCACTTCAGAGTTGGATGATGCCAAGGAGTCACTACAGAAAACTGCAGAAGAGGAAACCTCCCTGCGAAGCTTGGTGGAAGCTCTTAAGTTGGAGCTGGATAATGTGAAGAAGGAACATGCTGAACTAAAGGCGAAGGAAGCAGAAACAGAATCCATTGCTGGGAATCTGCATATAAAGCACCGGAAAGTTAAGTCTGAGCTTGAGGCATGCTTAGTGGACGAGTCTAAAGCAAGAGGGACTTCTGAGGAGCTGATCTCCACACTTAACCAGCTTTCTTCAGAAACCGCAAATGCAAGGCAAGAAGCAGAAGAGATGAAGACTAAAGTAGAGGAGTTGAAGAAAGCAACTGAAGCTACCAACATTGCATTAGAAGAAGCAGAAAATAAGCTGAGAATTGCTCTGGAAGAAGCTGAAGAAGCGAAAGTAGCTGAGGCAAGAGCCCTTGATCGAATTAAAGCCTTGTCTGAGAAAACTAATGCTGCACACGCCTCAACCTTTGAGTCTGGTGCCAATATCACAATATCAAGGGAAGAGTTTGAGTCTTTGAGTCGTAAAATTGAGGAGTCTGACGCATTAGCAGAAATGAAAGTTGCTGCTGCATTGGCACAGGTAGAAGCTGTGAAGGCTAGTGAAAATGAGGCCCTCAAGAGGTTAGAGGCAACTCGGAAGGAGATTGAGAGTATGAAGGGTTCAACTGAAGCTGCTTTGAAGAGTGCAGAGATGGCTGAAGCAGCTAAGAGAGCAGTGGAGGGAGAACTCCGGAGGTGGCGTGAACAGGAACAAAAGAAGGCAGCTGAAGCTGCATCTCGGATTTTGGCAGAAACAGAGATGCTGTCAGAATCATCACCTCTCCACTTTAGGCTTCAAAAGCAGAACCCAGCAGCAGATATTATCGAGACCCAGAAATTAGAGAAAGAGAAGATGTTCGTTTCAAAGAAGGTACTTCTGCCTAGCATCAGCAACATCTTTAACAGAAGAAAGAACCAGATTGAGGGTGGGTCTCCCTCATACTTGCCTGGCGAGAAACCTGTGTGATATTTGGGTTTGCCAGACCTAATGCATGGTTGAGAGTGGAACTTGTTTCGTTTTGTGTATATTTGAGACTAATGGGATTAggttccctttctctctctcgtctgTTTGGAGAGGAAGAAGTGGAACTGTCAGGAAATGAGCTTGGTAGCAAGTTCAGGGAAGTGTGATCTGTAAATGAGACAAGCGAGTAGATTATATTCATTTGAAAGTTTACAGTAGAAATCTGAGATTTTTACTTTGGTAGCTATCAGGATGATAAACCAATTGCGTAAGTGGTTGTCTTCTTTAGTGGATGAGAGATCAGATGGCCCTCCACATTGCATCCTATGAAATTATCAATGATTTTTGCCTGCCTCTTGAAGCTCAAAGTTGATGATGTGAAAGCAAAGCTTCATGGTTGTAGACCCTGCTTTTTTCCTTCTGGCTGATAGTATCACTTACGGAATCAACAAAATGTATACGTTTAAAAATCTTGATAACTACGGGGAGGAGAGGAGGCTGATtgcctagtttgttttcacatattaaatgagatgaaagttgaaaattgaataaaataatttcataatatatttttttaatattattttttttttagaatttggaaaagttaattgtttattttatttaatgttaaaattttgaaaaattgtaaaaattaaatagataaaataagttgagttgagaaaataaaataatttatttatatcattatcGTCCGTTGATTTTGGTTGACAGATACGTcaactaattttcttttcattacgTATGTTAAAGGAGGTAAGACTTTTACTTGTCAAAGAAGGGGACGGGAAACCTCAAACCTCTGCCGAAAATGTGGGGTGGAGACTGAAATTCCCCCGGCGTCACATGTGGCGTCCTGTCCAAAACTTCCCCTCCTTCAAGTTCCCATACAACTGGAacgctctctctcactctctttctctctctctctcacacacacacacacacacacacactctctctctctctcctccccctcAGTTCTCAAGCGCAgacacccctctctctctctctctctctcttgagaGACATGGCGAGCAACAGAGACAGAGACGATGCTTTGGCATTCACTAACCCTTCGTCCTCATCGTCCCCAATCATTGCCTCCGACCCGCACGACAGCTTCCTTACTGACACCCCTTCTCTCATCGGCAGCTTCGGAAGCTTCCAGAGCGAGGGATTGTTATCCGAAACCATCAGCGACGCCGAGTTTGGCTTCTCTCGCCCCGACTTCGGGACGAGTCGACTTGCCGGGACAGTCGATTTCTACCAGCGCCATGTCTTTCTTTGTTACAAGAATCCCCAGGTCTGGCCCCCAAGAATCGAGGCCTCCGAGTTCGATCGCTTGCCGAGGCTGCTCTCCGCTGCTGTGATGGCTAGGAAGGCTGATATGAAAAAAGAGGTCTGTACGTGTTCTGTCGTTGTGATCTGTGGGTTTTAAGTTCCGTTTTGTTGAAGGTTTGCTTTGGATTtaaagaattgaaaaaggttTTGTTTTTGCTCCAGGTCTGATTTTGACTGTTGGTTTCAGTTCTGATATGGGCTCATTGCGATTTGAGCGCATTGGGATTGGTTTCTGGGTTTTGAGGATTGACTATGTTTTTAGAAGTATTTGAAGGTTCTTGCTTTCACTTTTGATGATGAGTAGATTTTCAGTTTTCTCActtccaaacaaccccttaaACATGACTACAAATCTACCTATTTATGGGAGTGTTGGTTCTGCATTTGTTAATTTCAGTTCGGTTTTTTTTTGTTAGCTTTCTATGGATTGGTTTTGTTTTCGGATTTCTTAGGAGGTTTGTGATTTTCTTCGTTAGTTTGATCATCTGTGGACTTATTTCGTTTTCAgggctttttttttatttatttttggttttgttgggggggggggggggggggggggggggggggggggggggtgtatcTTGTGGATCGTCTGTGTTTATGAAGTTGAGGAATGTGGGATTGAGAAGACTGGTATTTTAGTTCTGGATAATCTAAACAATTATGCCCTTTAAGTTGTACATGATAAAATGGATACTtgtatataagaaaaagaaaaagaactagCGGCATATATTAACACCATAGggcctcttttctttctttctttttctttaaggCTATAACATGGCTCATTCAGCCTGAATTTTGtccattttcttttgctttctgTTATCTTGATCTTTTTGGGTATCGAGTCCAAGAGAGTGCCTCATATTTCAACAATCCACCAAAAGCAATGACTGATCACCATGTTTGTATTGTAAATATGCAGTTACGAATAATCTAACTGTAACACACCTGATAGTATGTGTTTGGGTGGCTAGAAAATATAcgagaaaatacaagaaaattactcacttcgaggggagcacctccattgaagaaaggaagaagatgataagaGAAGGAGAAGTAACATTTGCATTAACTTTTCTGAATAGGTCATTTCGGTAGCTACAGTGAACATATATGCTAGAATCTTGCCCAACATCTGGAAAAGGCCTCGGCCTTAATAAAACATGACCCAAAACTAATAACAGATTggataaaaagaaataacaagCTAACGGCCCAGCTACTCAATGGCCCACTTCCTTACATAACATAAAGAAGAACAACAAGTAAAGTAATAGGCCCAAATTGGCCCATGGCCCATGTATACTGTTCCTGAACTGTGACAAACCTTCCCCCATAGAAacaccttgtccacaaggtgtGGTCACGATTGTCCCACCACCTaggtcaaaaacaaaaattttctttatacCAACAGCCACTTCACATTTCACAATAATAACCCCGTCGATGGGTGTTGCTGCATACCCCAGTAGATATTGATCTAACTAGACAAGTGAGACATCTTGGTAAGTTGCCCAAGCAACA includes:
- the LOC121237246 gene encoding WEB family protein At5g55860-like, which translates into the protein MVAKDQRHATNSPTPKAEVGEIDTSAPFQSVKDAVNLFGEGALSGERPTIKKAKPHSAERILAKETQLHLAQKELNKLKEQLENAETTKLQALVELERAKRTVEGLTQKLTSLTESKESAIKATEATRNSDNPIGNNGALKQDLEDTREQYMTVITELDAAKQELRRIHQDFDASLQAKLAAFKQAAEAKDAAKANMEKITELSKEISTVQESLEQVKLATSEAQQEQAKIFAEKDVQIQSYKATLEESAQNLLALKKELDPELTINLEAQLADRVSEIGALQKQMKNAKASDLDSMKTVTSELDDAKESLQKTAEEETSLRSLVEALKLELDNVKKEHAELKAKEAETESIAGNLHIKHRKVKSELEACLVDESKARGTSEELISTLNQLSSETANARQEAEEMKTKVEELKKATEATNIALEEAENKLRIALEEAEEAKVAEARALDRIKALSEKTNAAHASTFESGANITISREEFESLSRKIEESDALAEMKVAAALAQVEAVKASENEALKRLEATRKEIESMKGSTEAALKSAEMAEAAKRAVEGELRRWREQEQKKAAEAASRILAETEMLSESSPLHFRLQKQNPAADIIETQKLEKEKMFVSKKVLLPSISNIFNRRKNQIEGGSPSYLPGEKPV